A genomic window from Montipora capricornis isolate CH-2021 chromosome 8, ASM3666992v2, whole genome shotgun sequence includes:
- the LOC138059599 gene encoding 3-phosphoinositide-dependent protein kinase 1-like produces the protein MAQNGEKAKPTSNSTSSSPQSPSTTSSSQPLKKKKPEDFRFGKILGEGSFSTVYVVREISTGKEYAMKVLEKRHMIREKKTQYVTREKEVLSKLNHPFFVRLYFTFQDKEKLYFGLSYAKKGELLPYIIKLGSFDLNCTRFYSAEVVSALEHLHGLGIIHRDLKPENILLDGDMHIKITDFGTAKILSGTDVDQKGRNSFVGTAQYVSPELLTDKRANKSSDLWALGCIIYQLLSGLPPFRASNEYQIFKKIIALDFEFPNGFPEVPKDLVQKLLVLDPTKRLGCDECGGFSSLKSHNFYEGTDWENLPNTTPPDLLPYLPSTCTDQEGLRSIYRVSLHDSDEEFDDFDEQLLKKVGLTDDDTKPTGRKNILPLTDSERENRLSKQERESQWHQFVENNLILKTGVVDKRKGLFPRRRQLILTEGPHLYYVDASAMVLKGEIPWTKDLRPEAKNFEVFFVHTPKRVYYLEDHTGYAMEWVKKIEEVHRAYFGDTTRF, from the exons ATGGCGCAAAACGGGGAGAAAGCTAaa cCAACTTCCAACTCGACGTCATCCTCACCCCAGTCACCTTCAACTACTTCGTCATCACAAccattgaagaagaaaaaacctGAAGATTTCAGGTTTGGAAAAATTTTAGGCGAAGGATCATTTTCAACA GTTTATGTCGTTCGTGAAATAAGCACTGGAAAGGAATATGCCA TGAAGGTGTTGGAAAAAAGGCACATGATACGGGAGAAGAAAACACAGTACGTCACTCGCGAAAAGGAAGTACTGAGCAAACTTAACCATCCATTTTTTGTTAGGCTCTATTTTACATTCCAAGATAAAGAGAAGCTTT ATTTTGGATTAAGCTACGCCAAGAAAGGAGAGCTGCTTCCCTACATTATTAAG CTTGGGTCTTTTGATCTAAATTGCACAAGATTTTATTCAGCTGAAGTTGTGTCAGCCTTAGAACATCTTCATGGATTAGGAATTATTCACAG AGACTTGAAACCAGAAAATATTCTCTTGGATGGAGACATGCACATAAAAATAACTGACTTTGGTACAGCAAAAATCCTCAGTGGAACTGATGTCGACCAGAAAG GAAGAAATTCATTTGTAGGAACAGCTCAGTATGTGTCACCAGAGCTTCTAACAGACAAAAGAGCAAATAAAAG CTCAGATCTTTGGGCATTAGGTTGTATTATTTATCAACTTCTCTCCGGCCTTCCCCCATTTAGAGCGAG TAATGAATATCAGatatttaaaaagataattgcCTTAGACTTTGAATTCCCCAATGGCTTTCCAGAGGTTCCGAAAGATCTGGTCCAGAAGTTATTG gtGCTTGATCCAACAAAGAGACTTGGCTGTGATGAATGTGGAGGATTTTCATCTTTGAAGAGCCATAATTTCTATGAAG GAACTGATTGGGAGAATCTTCCAAACACAACACCTCCCGATCTGCTACCTTATCTGCCGTCTACGTGCACCGACCAAGAAGGATTGCGCAGTATATACAgg GTCAGCCTTCACGACAGTGACGAAGAGTTCGACGACTTTGATGAACAATTACTAAAAAAAGTCGGCCTAACTGATGACGACACTAAACCAACGggcagaaaaaatattttgccactcACAGATAGCGAAAGGGAAAACAGACTATCCAAACAGGAACGAGAGTCGCAATG GCATCAGTTCGTTGAAAATAATCTCATTCTCAAGACAGGCGTAGTCGACAAACGAAAG GGTTTGTTTCCTCGCAGAAGGCAGCTTATTCTGACGGAAGGCCCTCACTTATACTACGTTGATGCGTCGGCAATGGTTCTCAAGGGAGAGATTCCTTG GACCAAAGATCTTAGACCAGAAGCTAAGAACTTTGAAGTTTTCTTCGTTCACACG CCAAAACGTGTTTATTACTTGGAGGATCATACAGGGTATGCCATGGAATGGGTGAAAAAGATCGAGGAAGTGCATCGAGCGTACTTTGGAGATACGACGAGGTTTTGA
- the LOC138058927 gene encoding SUMO-conjugating enzyme UBC9, with the protein MSGIALGRLTEERKAWRKDHPFGFVAKPVKNADGTLNLMNWECAIPGKKATPWEGGSFKLRMIFKDDYPSSPPKCKFEPPIFHPNVYPSGTVCLSLLDEEKDWRPAVTIKQILLGIQDLLNDPNIKDPAQAEAYTIYSTNRAEYEKRVKSQALKFAPTG; encoded by the exons ATGTCTGGCATTGCTTTGGGCCGATTGACTGAGGAGAGGAAAGCTTGGCGCAAAGATCATCCGTTC GGATTTGTGGCAAAACCTGTAAAAAATGCCGATGGTACGTTGAACCTGATGAACTGGGAATGTG CCATCCCTGGAAAGAAAGCG ACACCGTGGGAAGGAGGATCCTTTAAACTGAGGATGATTTTTAAGGATGATTATCCCTCATCTCCACCAAAAT GTAAATTTGAACCTCCAATTTTTCACCCAAATGTGTACCCTTCAGGAACAGTTTGTTTGTCTCTTCTGGATGAAGAGAAAGACTGGAGACCTGCTGTAACTATAAAACAG ATTTTATTGGGAATACAAGACTTACTCAATGATCCAAATATTAAAGACCCTGCTCAGGCAGAAGCTTACACTATATATAG CACAAATAGGGCAGAATATGAAAAGAGAGTCAAAAGTCAAGCATTGAAGTTTGCTCCCACGGGGTGA